In Iodobacter fluviatilis, one DNA window encodes the following:
- a CDS encoding low molecular weight protein-tyrosine-phosphatase, with amino-acid sequence MKKFKVLFVCTGNICRSPSADGVMRRMLADAGLEHAVEADSAGTQRYHMGEAPDDRAQKHAKKRGYDLSFLRARVVNQSDFAVFDLILAMDKGHLRALQSLCPPEFMSRVKLFLSVLPEGGETEVLDPYYGGAAGFETVLDQCEAGCAALLKQIKTQI; translated from the coding sequence ATGAAAAAATTTAAAGTGCTCTTTGTTTGTACCGGCAATATTTGCAGAAGCCCAAGCGCCGATGGCGTGATGCGCCGGATGCTGGCTGATGCGGGGCTGGAGCATGCTGTTGAGGCTGATTCGGCAGGCACTCAGCGTTATCACATGGGTGAAGCGCCGGATGATCGAGCGCAAAAGCATGCAAAAAAGCGGGGTTATGATTTATCTTTTTTACGCGCCAGAGTGGTAAATCAAAGTGATTTTGCAGTGTTTGATTTGATTTTGGCGATGGATAAGGGGCATTTAAGGGCTTTGCAGTCGCTTTGCCCGCCTGAATTTATGTCTCGTGTAAAATTATTTTTATCCGTTTTGCCAGAAGGCGGTGAAACAGAAGTGTTGGATCCTTACTATGGCGGTGCTGCTGGGTTTGAGACCGTTCTGGATCAGTGTGAGGCAGGCTGTGCAGCCCTGCTGAAACAGATCAAAACACAGATTTAA
- a CDS encoding DUF3299 domain-containing protein encodes MIHRLLAILLTTLISHSLFAADARPIKWSDLQPDSSSLRAAVGNLSPEQKTRLTRAFQQRQQKAIMAAGKFKPSDLSTDINALLNEDFNDMEPLVEKISAYEKRRTSEMQTALNNQAVKLDGYLLPLKQNNKKVTEFILVPVIGACIHVPAPPPNQMIVVQYPKGFPSSNLFAPVTVSGKLLVKSSKSDVAWSDGSSKVDVGYAMTANEVREYQAPK; translated from the coding sequence GTGATTCATCGCCTGCTCGCCATTTTACTGACAACGCTTATCAGCCACTCGCTCTTTGCAGCCGATGCCCGCCCGATCAAATGGAGCGATTTGCAGCCCGATTCGTCCAGCTTACGCGCAGCAGTGGGTAATTTAAGCCCGGAACAAAAAACAAGACTTACACGCGCTTTTCAACAGCGCCAGCAAAAAGCCATTATGGCCGCAGGCAAATTTAAACCATCCGACCTCAGCACAGATATCAATGCGCTGCTGAATGAAGACTTTAATGACATGGAGCCTTTAGTCGAAAAAATCAGTGCTTATGAAAAAAGACGCACCAGCGAAATGCAAACCGCGCTCAACAATCAAGCGGTAAAGCTGGATGGCTATTTACTACCTCTAAAGCAAAACAATAAAAAAGTGACTGAATTTATTCTGGTCCCCGTCATTGGCGCATGCATCCATGTTCCTGCACCGCCGCCAAATCAAATGATTGTTGTGCAATACCCAAAAGGCTTTCCATCCAGCAACTTATTTGCCCCGGTCACTGTCAGCGGCAAGCTGCTCGTTAAATCATCCAAATCAGATGTAGCTTGGTCTGATGGCAGCAGCAAAGTGGATGTCGGCTACGCCATGACCGCCAACGAAGTACGTGAATATCAAGCCCCAAAATAA
- a CDS encoding DUF2796 domain-containing protein — translation MNNLLLSALLTLSFSGLASAHGAHVHGVAEMDVAIEGNKLVITLESPADNLLGFEHKPKNDTEKAKLKAVTEQLQNAGNLFAIDASAQCKAAAPSVKMPDFAKGGHSDIEAEYHFECAATPGTIALTLWKNFPGFKKITANLANTNGQKQITLKSGQMLNLK, via the coding sequence ATGAACAACCTACTACTTAGTGCATTACTTACTTTATCTTTCAGCGGGCTAGCCTCTGCACACGGCGCTCATGTGCATGGCGTAGCAGAAATGGATGTGGCCATCGAAGGCAACAAGCTAGTGATCACGCTTGAAAGCCCGGCCGACAACCTACTTGGCTTTGAACACAAACCTAAGAATGACACCGAAAAAGCAAAGCTTAAGGCGGTGACCGAACAATTACAAAATGCGGGCAATTTATTTGCAATTGATGCATCCGCACAGTGCAAAGCCGCTGCGCCCAGCGTAAAAATGCCTGATTTTGCCAAGGGCGGACACAGCGATATTGAAGCCGAATATCACTTTGAATGCGCCGCCACACCAGGGACCATCGCACTTACCCTTTGGAAAAACTTCCCGGGCTTTAAGAAAATCACAGCCAACCTGGCCAATACCAATGGGCAAAAGCAAATCACGCTTAAATCAGGCCAGATGCTGAATTTGAAGTAA
- a CDS encoding ABC transporter ATP-binding protein produces MIQIENLQFSWPGSARPTLSIPEFKLAKAEHLFLHGPSGSGKSTLLSLLTGIHLPQSGRIKILGQDLSRLSGPGRDRFRADHLGYVFQQFNLLPYLSVLDNVLLPCQFSKLRRQRTGEPKAQALHLLERLDLHTHLHQSVSALSVGQQQRVALARALIGAPEILIADEPTSALDAERRGAFIELLFECAKEHQTAILLVSHDPQLAMHFDRSVSLPAINTMETHDV; encoded by the coding sequence GTGATCCAGATCGAAAACCTGCAGTTCTCCTGGCCGGGCAGCGCTCGCCCGACGCTCAGCATCCCGGAATTTAAGCTTGCTAAAGCCGAACACCTGTTTTTGCACGGCCCCAGTGGCAGCGGTAAAAGCACCCTACTTTCTTTACTCACGGGCATTCATTTACCGCAAAGTGGCCGAATCAAAATACTGGGACAGGATTTATCCCGACTATCCGGGCCTGGGCGGGACCGCTTCAGAGCAGATCATTTGGGCTATGTATTCCAACAATTTAACTTGCTGCCTTATTTATCGGTACTCGACAATGTGCTGCTACCCTGCCAGTTTTCCAAATTGCGCCGACAGCGTACAGGCGAGCCTAAAGCGCAGGCCCTGCATTTGCTTGAACGACTCGATTTACATACGCACTTACATCAGTCAGTCAGCGCGCTGTCAGTTGGCCAGCAGCAACGCGTGGCGCTGGCCCGCGCACTGATAGGCGCGCCCGAAATTCTGATTGCAGACGAGCCCACTTCGGCCTTGGATGCAGAAAGGCGAGGCGCATTTATCGAGCTTTTATTTGAATGCGCCAAAGAGCATCAGACCGCCATCTTGCTGGTCAGCCACGACCCACAGCTCGCCATGCATTTTGACCGCAGCGTCAGCCTGCCCGCCATCAATACGATGGAGACACACGATGTTTAA
- a CDS encoding ABC transporter permease: MFKIAFKSLLSRRLTVALSILTVALSVLLLIGVERLRTEARNSFSSTVSGTDLIVGARTGSVQLLLYSVFRVGNATNNIGWGSYQKLAKDERVAWTIPVSLGDSHKGFSVLGTSRDYFKYLQFGDSQHLQLAKGTIFARTHDAVLGANVAKKLGYQLGGKIVLTHGSGEGAMSEHSDQPFSITGILAPTGTPVDDTVHVSLDGLTAIHEGWESGSASLLSSMGVLATDENRSIAPPVTITAFYVGLKSRTSLFSYQRAVNQFSDETLMAIMPGVALSELWQLMKIAEQALLVVSGFVMVIGLLGMLTALLTGLNERRREMAILRSVGARAWQIFVLVMGETLLLVSTGTAAGVGLLYLIIIACRPLLREFYGLSLAINPPTQTEFLMLGATLVAGALIGAIPAWRAYRMSLSDGLSQQS; the protein is encoded by the coding sequence ATGTTTAAAATTGCATTTAAAAGCTTACTCAGCCGCAGGCTCACCGTCGCCCTTTCTATACTCACCGTGGCATTATCTGTTTTACTGCTGATCGGCGTAGAAAGACTGCGCACAGAGGCCAGAAATAGTTTCTCCAGCACCGTAAGTGGTACTGATCTGATTGTGGGTGCACGAACAGGATCGGTGCAGCTTTTGCTGTACAGCGTCTTTCGCGTTGGCAATGCGACCAATAATATTGGCTGGGGCAGCTACCAAAAGCTCGCCAAAGACGAGCGTGTGGCATGGACCATTCCTGTATCGCTTGGCGACAGCCATAAAGGCTTTTCAGTCCTTGGCACCAGCCGCGATTACTTTAAATACCTACAATTTGGCGACAGCCAGCATCTGCAGCTTGCTAAGGGCACGATCTTTGCACGCACACATGATGCAGTGCTCGGTGCCAATGTCGCCAAAAAACTCGGCTATCAGTTGGGCGGAAAAATCGTTCTAACCCATGGCAGTGGTGAAGGCGCGATGTCTGAGCACAGCGATCAGCCCTTTAGCATCACCGGCATTCTGGCCCCAACGGGCACCCCAGTTGACGACACTGTTCATGTTTCGCTGGATGGCTTAACGGCTATTCACGAGGGCTGGGAATCAGGCAGCGCCTCGCTACTGTCTTCAATGGGCGTACTTGCCACAGATGAAAACCGCAGCATTGCACCGCCGGTGACGATTACCGCTTTTTATGTTGGGCTTAAATCACGCACCTCACTATTTAGCTATCAGCGCGCCGTTAATCAGTTTTCTGATGAAACCCTGATGGCGATCATGCCGGGTGTGGCGCTTTCCGAGCTTTGGCAGCTAATGAAAATCGCCGAACAGGCCTTATTGGTGGTCTCAGGCTTTGTTATGGTGATTGGCTTACTGGGCATGCTCACCGCCCTGCTAACCGGGCTAAACGAGCGCCGCCGCGAAATGGCGATCCTGCGCTCGGTAGGCGCAAGAGCATGGCAGATATTTGTGCTGGTGATGGGCGAAACGCTGCTGCTAGTCAGCACCGGCACGGCCGCAGGCGTTGGCTTACTCTACCTGATCATCATCGCCTGCCGCCCGTTGTTGCGCGAATTTTATGGCCTGAGTCTTGCCATCAATCCCCCCACACAAACCGAGTTTTTAATGCTGGGGGCAACCTTAGTGGCCGGGGCACTCATCGGCGCGATTCCCGCGTGGCGTGCTTACCGGATGTCTTTAAGTGATGGATTAAGCCAGCAGAGCTAG
- a CDS encoding DUF2938 domain-containing protein, with translation MNTESEMILKIILTGLGATLLMDLWALLLKRIFNIQSLNWAMVGRWIGHMQSGRFRHDSIAKASPIKGELQIGWLAHYASGVFFAALLTAIAGPEWLTQPVALTTILFGIATVVFPFLMMQPSMGAGLAASKTPNPKQARLRSLMTHTVFGVGLYGAALCLSFLYR, from the coding sequence ATGAATACCGAATCAGAGATGATCTTAAAAATCATCCTTACCGGCCTTGGTGCCACCTTGCTCATGGACCTGTGGGCCTTACTATTGAAACGCATTTTTAATATTCAATCGCTAAATTGGGCTATGGTGGGCCGCTGGATCGGCCATATGCAGAGCGGGCGTTTTAGACATGACAGCATTGCCAAGGCTTCGCCAATCAAGGGGGAATTACAGATAGGCTGGCTAGCCCACTACGCAAGCGGTGTTTTCTTTGCGGCTTTGCTCACCGCCATCGCCGGGCCAGAATGGCTGACTCAGCCTGTGGCGCTGACTACCATTCTATTTGGCATAGCGACCGTGGTTTTTCCATTTCTTATGATGCAACCCAGTATGGGCGCAGGGCTAGCCGCCTCTAAAACCCCCAATCCTAAGCAAGCCCGACTACGCAGCCTGATGACCCATACAGTCTTTGGCGTGGGCTTGTATGGAGCGGCCTTGTGTTTAAGTTTTTTGTACCGCTGA
- a CDS encoding glutathione S-transferase family protein, which produces MYKLYYYPRNASWVPHIFLEEMGVDYELVLVDRKSKAQKSAEYMRLNPAGRIPTLVHKDVVVFESAAICLYLCEQNPQAGLIPDVTDPLRAKFYQWLFYLNASLQPELMLYFYPAEHTTVLNCTAAIAEAQESRITEMFSLLNAELEGKTFLVGDYMTVCDYYLFMLSHWASDFKKPPLSFPSLGPYLCQLAKRQAMINVCEAEGTSLAMYDSAVQKT; this is translated from the coding sequence GTGTATAAACTCTATTATTACCCTAGAAATGCCAGCTGGGTTCCCCATATTTTTCTTGAAGAAATGGGTGTGGATTATGAGCTGGTGCTGGTTGATCGAAAATCTAAGGCGCAGAAATCTGCAGAATACATGCGCTTAAATCCTGCCGGGCGTATTCCGACTTTAGTGCATAAAGACGTAGTGGTTTTTGAAAGTGCGGCCATTTGCCTTTATTTATGCGAGCAAAATCCACAGGCTGGTTTAATTCCTGATGTGACAGACCCGCTTCGTGCCAAGTTTTATCAGTGGCTTTTTTATTTAAATGCAAGCTTGCAGCCAGAGTTGATGCTTTATTTTTATCCGGCCGAACACACAACGGTGCTTAATTGTACTGCCGCTATTGCTGAGGCTCAGGAAAGCCGTATTACTGAAATGTTTAGTCTGTTAAATGCGGAGTTAGAGGGCAAAACGTTTTTAGTGGGTGATTATATGACGGTGTGTGATTACTATTTATTTATGTTATCGCACTGGGCGAGTGATTTTAAAAAGCCGCCCTTATCCTTTCCAAGCTTAGGCCCTTATCTCTGTCAATTAGCCAAACGCCAAGCAATGATTAATGTGTGTGAAGCAGAAGGGACGAGTTTGGCAATGTATGATTCAGCGGTACAAAAAACTTAA